DNA sequence from the Gemmatimonadales bacterium genome:
CAGTGAGTCGAACGCGCATGTCGCCCCGAGAATGTACGTCATCCGCCGAGATGCCGCTTGCAGGGCGGGGTCCGGGGGGGCCTGGCCCTGAAGCCGAGCGGAGTCAGCTTGTGCGCATGGCCATGATTCTTGCCGTTGTCACCCTTTCGCTGCTGCTCGGCGCATTGGGGTTCTGCTCGCCATCAGCCCGGGCGAGCCACGGGTTTGTGAGTTCTGGAGCGAGTTTGCTCCGATCCCGGGGCAGAAGGCGCCCGTCGTGCGCGGCAGACGGGAATCGAAACTCGTACCGAAGGCGGAACGCATGATTCGCAAGGGATGGAGACGCCTCACGCTGCTCCTCATGCTCGCCACCGTCTCATGTGGCAGCCCTCGATTGCCGATCACGGTAGCGATCGTGAATGTCACGGTAATCGATGAAATGGGGCCGCGGCCTCACCAGACCGTGCTTATCTCGCATGACAGGATCGTACGCGTGGAGACGGGCCCGGACGCCGCAGTCCCGGAAGCTGCGGAGGTCGTCGACGGCACGGGGAGATATCTGATTCCAGGGCTCTGGGACATGCACACGCACGTCACCATGTTCGGCTCCGGGTCCGAGGCACTGGCTCTCTATGTGGCCAATGGGGTAACGGGGATCCGCGACATGGGAGCGGTGCGATTGGCGGAGGCCAAGGCACTGCGCGACGGGATTGCGGACGGGCGGGTCGTGGGACCACGAATGTTCATTGCCACTCCAATCGTGGAGAACGCTGCTTGGCTTGCGGCAGCTCGGGACTTGTATGACAAGGCCGGAGCATCGACGGAGTGGGCGCAGGAGCGCTTTGGGCCCCGTACTTCCGAGGAAGCGGTCCGATGGCTGGACTCGATTGTGACGTTTGGGGTGGACCACCTGAAGATCCGGAGCTGGCCGGAGCGGGAGGTCGCGACTGCCTTGATTGTGCGGGCCCGAGAGCATGGGCTGCCCGTGGCCGCCCACGCCAACTGGCCCTTCCCGCCGGAGGGCCTGGCAAGCGTCGAGCACGGGCTGTGGCCACCGCATGAAGTCTCCGACACGGCGCGGAGGACGCTATGGGAGCTCCTCAAGACACACAACGTCACTTTCGTCACCACTCTCACGTACTGGCCAGGGCGGCTCTCTCCCGTTGATGCGCTGATCGACGACCTCCATCCTGAACGGAATCCGGCGGTTCGGTACGTGCCGCGGGGGACCCGTGAGGCATGGCGCGGCGACCTGGAAGCACGGAGAGGGGAGTCTCCGATGGATTGGTCTGCTGCCTATCAGGCGGAGCTTCGTAACCTCAAAGAGATGCGGGCGGCGGGTGTAACGATCATGCCTGGCTCCGATCCCGGTTCACAGCACTCGCTACCTGGGTTTGGTCTCCACGAGGAGCTTGCACTTCTAGTCGAGTTGGGAGGTATCCCGCCACTCGAGGCACTTCGAGCCGCCACGAACGCGCCGGCTCGTTTCCTCGGTGTCGAGGATTCGCTTGGGTCAGTAAGTCCAGGACAGCTGGCCAACCTGGTCCTCCTCAATGCGAACCCACTGGACGACATTCGCCACACGCGGCAAATCCATGCCGTGGTGCTGCAGGGAATCCTGCTGGATCGAGAGAGACTCGACCGCCTCTTGCTCGAGGTGGAACGTGCGGCCCGGTGACGTCATGGTGGGTTCGCATCTCGTCGGATCTCGGACCATCACCGACGTCTATCCGGCCTGTCCCCGAGCTATTCCGGTTTGCCAGGTTGCGGTCCTGTACCCATGTTGTTCGGGATGGCATGGCCGCTCCGTTTCGCGAGCGGTCGTAGGTGCCCAGAGTCGCTAGCACCTCACGGTAACCAGATGATGTCGTATCTCGCACAGATCCTCATACTGCTGGCCATGGCAACAGCCGTCGTGGTTGCCTTTCAGCGACTCCACATCCCGACGAGTCTGGGATATCTGCTGGTTGGTGTGATCCTCGGGCCGCACACGCTGGGGCCGACGGTTTCGATACCCGCGATCGGGACCCTGGCCGAGTTCGGCGTTGTCTTCCTGCTGTTTACCATCGGGCTGAACTTCTCCCTGCCGCAGTTGCAAACGCTGCGGCACCAGGTCTTCGGACTGGGAACCGGGCAGGTCGTATTCACAACCCTGCTGGTTGGAGTCATCGTGTGGCTCACCGGGCAGCCTGTTGCCGTCGCATTCGTATTCGGTGCGGTCTTCGCTCAGTCATCGACCACCATCATTGCGAGTCTCCTGAAGGAGCGGGGTGAGGAGAATACCCAGCACGGCCGCCTCGGACTCGCGATGTCTGTATTTCAGGACGTCACCGCAGTCCCGTTTCTCGTCGTCATACCCGTGTTGGGCACGTCGGTCGCTGCGGGGGTACTGGCCGCCACGCTCGGTTGGGCGATTGCGAAGGCCGTTTTCGCGTTCGTACTGGTGTTCATTGTCGGTCGCTGGCTGCTGCGGCCGCTCTTCCACTCGATCTCGGAGCGCCGATCTCTCGAAGTATTTACGCTGGCTGTCCTGCTGATCGCCCTGCTCGCGGCCTGGACCACGAGCAGCCTCGGGCTTTCGCTGGCGCTGGGCGGCTTCCTTGCCGGGATGATGTTGGGAGAAACGGAGTTCCGCCACCAGGTGGAATCCAGTATACGCCCATTCCGTGATGTTCTGCTCGGTTTGTTCTTCATCGGGATAGGCATGCGCTTCGACCCGGGTGCGATACCTCCGATCTGGCATTGGGCTCTACTCGGCGCGCTGCTCATTCTGGCAAGCAAGACGCTGATTGTCGCCGCGATGGTGCGCAGGTCGGGGGTGTACGCCCCAGTTGCCTGGCGCACCGGCTTGCTGTTGAGCGTGGGTGGTGAGTTCGGTCTTGCCCTGATTGCCATCGCGTCGGATTCAAACGTAATCGGCATGCCACTGGGCCAGATTGCGATAACCTCAGTGCTGCTTGCCATGGTCGGCGGCGCCGTTCTGATTCGCTTCAACGGTGCAATCGCCTCCCGGCTGGTCAGGGCCCCGCGTGCTGAGGCGCCCACGAGGCCTGAGTTACCGGAAACGCTGGAACAGCAGGTCGTGATCGGTGGTTATGGCCGCGTAGGTCACACCGTCGCTGTGCTGCTGCATTCACACGGTATTCCATTCCTCGCGTTCGATACCGATCCGAATCGGGTTGCACAAGGAAGAGCGGATGGTCATCGAGTGTACTTCGGCGACATCTCCGATTCGGGATTGCTGGCAGCCATCCATGTTGAGCGTGCATCGCTGGTCATCTTTGCCACCGACGGTTCGACCACAGCCTTGCGTGCTCTTGCGTACCTGCATAGGTCCTGTCCGCAGGTACCTGTTGTTGCGAGAGCACGGGATCTCGCAACGAGTGCGCAGCTGCTTCAGGCCGGCGCGGTACACGCATATCCCGAAACCATCGAAGCGAGCCTGCGTCTCGGTGCGACGGCGCTGCAGATACTTCGCGTGCCGGCGGCCGAGATCGATCAGATCATCCAGAGCGTGCGGGATCGGGGCTACAGGCCCGTGTTGGAAGGTGAACCGGAGCAGGGTGATCGTTGACGAACGTGTTGGCACAAGCGAGTACCTAGCGGTCGATCGTCGTGAAGTCGCGCAAGTGCTCCAGTCGCGGAATGCGCGGAACCACGGCTCAGCTCCTGTCTTGACTCTTCCGTCGTTCCTGTGGCAGCTTGATTGTCGTGAGCAGCTCGAGTAACGCGTTGCTGCCTCTCAGGAGATCATATGGATGAGAAATCGCTCTTCTCTGGATTCTGGACCCAGGAGTCGAGGACCACTCGTAACGTACTGGCGAGGATACCTGAAGGGTCTTACTACCGTCCCGATCCCAAGTCGCGCACAGCACAGGAGATTGCCTGGCAAATCGTATGTGAAGAGAGGATGATCATCGACACCCTCGAAACCGGCAAGTTCGAATGGTCACCGCTTGCTATGCCCGCGACGATGCGGGAGGTGCTCGAGGCGTACGACAATCACAGTGCCGGCATGGCCCAGCGATGGAACGCTCTCCCGTCAGAGCGGTGGGAGGGCTCGCTCGAGTTCCTCGGTCGAGAACGGCCTGCCGCGCCGATGGCCTGGAGCTTTCTCTTCGACATTGTGCATCATCGCGGTCAGATCACGACGTACCTGCGGCCGATGGGATCAACGGTGCCCCAGATTTACGGACCGAGCGCCGACGAGCCATGAGCCTATCGCGAATCGGCTGCGCCTCGTACGACCAGTCGTGATGAACGCTCTCACCCTTGAGAAGGCGGCAGCATGAGATCGGAGCTCAACAAAGCGCGCGTTCTCGGCCTGACAGATGGCGAGTACGCCGGACAGCCTGGGGTGCTGCATGATCGGTTCCTCATCACCGGCCAGGAAACCAGTGGGCGCTTTGCCTTGGTGGAGCATCTGCTGCCTCCGCGGGCGCTTGCGGCGCCGTTGCACAGACACAGCAACGAGGACGAGTACAGCTTCGTGCTCGAAGGCACCGTCGGCGCACTGCTCGGTGAGGAGGAGGTGTACGGCAAGGCAGGGGAACTCATCTTCAAGCCCCGGGGTCAGTGGCATACGTTCTGGAATGCTGGGGATACCCCAGCCCGCATTCTCGAGATCATCTCTCCTGGTGGTTTCGAGCAGGCGTTTCGCGACCTGGACGCACTCGGCGGCAACCTGACCCCTGAAGCGGTTGCGGCCATCGCCCAGCGCTACGCGGTGGACGTGGATTTCGAGGGTACCGGCCCTATCGCCGAGCGGCACGGCTTGTCGATGTAGGGTGGCTCACGAGATCACCGCTGGCCATCACACCACGACGTTCGTACCTGGGGATATCCCCGGGTTGCTGCAATCTCGTCTTCATTCCTACTTGAGGCTGCGCGATCGATGACGGATCCAAAATACGTGCTGTTGCTCGCGCTGGTCGCGGTCACGATCGGCTTCACGTACGTCTGGGTCACGGCGGTTCGGCGGGCGCATGGGTCCTTCACCTTCCCGGCCGCTCGGCAGCTGCTGGTGGGCGCCGTAACCAATTTCTTCGACACCTTGGGTATCGGGTCGTTTGCGCCGACCACGGCGTGGTTTCGCTTTACTCGCTCCGTTCCGGACGAGAAGATCCCCGGCACGCTCAATGTAGGCCATACCCTCCCAACCATCGCGCAGGCGCTGATCTACATCCAGATCGTCGAGGTGGAGTTTACCACGATGGCCGTTCTCATCCTGGCGGCGGTCGTCGGGTCGTGGACCGGTGCCGGATTCGTGGTGCGATGGCCTCGGCGACGGATCCAGTGGGGTATGGGCATTGCGCTACTGGTCGCTGCCGTGCTCTTCCTGATGCGGAACCTCGATCTCGGACCAGGTGGCGGGACGGCGCTGGAACTGCGCGGCACCCTGCTTGGGATCGGAATCGTCGGGAACTTCGTGCTTGGTGCGCTGATGACACTGGGTATCGGACTCTACGCCCCGTGCCTGATCATGATCAGTCTGCTGGGCATGAACCCCATTGCCGCCTTTCCGATCATGATGGGGTCGTGCGCGTTCCTGATGCCGATTGCCAGCCTCCGATTCATCCGGGTCGATCGGTACGAGATCCGGTCGGCGGTAGGCCTCGCCGTCGGCGGCATCCCCGCCGTGCTCCTCGCTGCCTACATCGTCAAATCGCTGCCACTCACGGCGCTGCGCTGGCTGGTGATGATCGTCGTGCTCTACGCAGCGATCACGATGCTGCGGGCGGCTGCGCGCGCGGAACCCGAAAGTGATACGGCAGGCCCCCCCACGAACGAATGAACGAGGGTCCTGCCCGACCAGTGGCATATCGGGCGGCTGCGCGCGGCCTTGCGGGAGTCGACGCGCCCGCTCTTGGATACGAATGCGTACAGTGGCGGCGTCGGAGAGGGCCACCCTTGTCGTATCCGACGCCAGGGGAGTTGAACGGTCAGGGACACTCCAGGGCGCGAGATCCGCTCTCACGCTCCCGGGAGTTCGACCTGCGGAAAGAGCGTTCGGATCGTTCGCCGGGGTTGGGGCATGATCATCTCCACCTTCTTGTCCGCCGGAACAAAGATCACGATCCAGAATATCTCCGGTATCTGAGCATGACGCGATGCACGAACATAGACCTTGGCGCCGCCACCCTCGGGATGATCGAACATCTGCTCCCCGATCACCGCTACTTCGGGGCCCATGTCCCGTAAAATTGCATTACCGGCCTCGCGTAAGCCACGCGGGCTTTCGAACATCTCACGCAGCGTTGATCCGGCATGTGGCCAGACCTGCTCCGCATTCGCGGTGAGATACCAGGTCAGGACCTGGCGTGGCAACGCCATGCCGTCCCTGGCGTTCGTTTGCGCAGCAAGCTTATGGCTTGACGGCATGGCCGAGATGATAGCCGCGCATAGTACGGCGCCTGAAAGTCGGAGCGCTGTCGAAGGTCGCATGGGGGGATCCTGTGAAGTCGGAGATAGTCTCGGGGTCCCGCAGAGCCCAGAGACCGGCGTTCGACTAACGTCGCTCCTCGCCGTACGTGCGTCAAGAGAAGTTCCGGTCGAATGGGCGCCAGGCAGACTCCGGCGGGCTCGCGATACAGGTCTGCCGCGGTCGCGTCCCCCTTCCGGAGAGTCGGCGGTGCCGTCATGTTGGAGGAACATCTGCGAAAGCGATGGACTCAGGGGTTCGACTGGTGGTTCCTGCACTCGAGGTGTTGACATGAAAGACCGCAATCCTGGTCGACAACCCGGTCCGGTTCGGCGTGACTAGGCAATATCAGGTCTACGCCGAGATGTACAGCATCGACTCGATCTTCAGTGACCCTGCCGAGGCGAGAGCATGGCTGCTAAGGTGACGCGGACGCGGCGCATCTGGGCCTTGTCCTGGGTCGGGGTGGCGTTCGGGCTACTGTGGCTGGCGTTAGCGGTCGTGGCCAGCTTCCGCTACACCGGACGTGACGGGCGGATCGATGCTGTCCGGCAATACTGGGACGTGATGGCGTTGCCCGGAAGCGAGCTGTCGCTGCCGATGATCGTCGTTGCCGCGGTCGTTCTGCTGGTGCTGCTGGCTGTTGGTGCGCATCGGTCGAGGGCGGGTGGCGCGGGTGTCGCACTGACGCTGGCTGCTGTGGCACTCTTGGCTTTGAGCCTCGCACGGGCCGGCGGCGAGCCAGGCCGGATCCAGCGCACGCTCGAAGGGGGGCTGGGTGCTGCCTTCCTGGACGAGATTCCTCCGGAGCGCCGAACCGGGGCAACCGCGCCGCTCCGGTTTTCCGAGTGGGCCAGGCCTCTGAACTTCGACACGCAGGGCATCGAGACCATTGCCGACATCCCGTACGGCGCGTACGGTGAGCGTAACCAGCTCGATCTGTTGCGGGCTGCCGACAACGCGGGAACAGGGCGCCCCGTGCTGTTGCACATGCATGGGGGCGGGTATGCCTTCGGTCGCAAGAACCTGTCGGCCCTGCCGCTGTTGCATCGGATGGCGCGGGCCGGCTGGATCGTCGTGACGATCAACTATCGGTTGGCGCCCGAGGCGCGCTGGCCGGCGCCGCTGGTCGATGCCAAGCTGGCAGTGGCCTGGATTCGGCAGCACATCGCCGAGTACGGCGGCGACCCCGCCTTCATCGTTGCCACAGGCGGTTCAGCCGGAGGCAATCTGAGCTTGTTCCTTGCGTTGAAGGCAGGCGAGAGGGATCTGCAGCCCGGCTTCGAGGACGTCGATACGCGGATCCAGGCTGCGGTTCCGTACTACGCCGGCTTGGAAGACTATGACTTTGCCAATCTCGGTGACCTGCTCGTCAACCACCTGCGCAACAATGTGCTGCCGGCCGAGCGCCGTGACGATCCTGCGGCCTGGGCCGAGCTGCTGCCGGCCACCTTCATGCACGCTGCCGCACCGCCGGTGCTGATTGTAACTGGTACGCACGACGCGCTGGCGCTGATCGAAGGCGCGCGCCAGTTTGCGGCGCGCTTGCAGGCCGTCTCTCAGTCGCCCGTGCTGCTGGCGGAGGTGCACGGCGGCTTTCATGGCTTCGATGATACCGCCTCGCTGCGTACCCAGGCTGTGGCGCGTGGCGTCCACCAGTTCCTCGAGCATGTGTACGCCCGGTGGCAGTCAGTCGCTGCCGGCACCTCGCCGCCTGCGGCTGCCGGTGGTGGCGCAGCCGGGATGAGCCAATCTGGAGGGAACTCGCGCGTGACGAGATGAGCCTTACAAGGATTCTCTCGTCATGCGCCGTTTGTTGGTCGCCTTCGGCTTACTGGCCGCCTGTTCGTCATCTCCCACTACTCCAGCACCTGCGCCGCCGCCGCCGCCGCCACCTCCTCCGCCCCCAGCCGCGGTGGCCTCCGTGGCGGTCGAGCCTGGCACGGCTTCGGTCGTGCCTGGCGGGACCGTCACGCTGACGGCAACGCCACGGGATGCGGGTGGAGCCGCGTTGCAGGGTCGGACGGTGACTTGGGCCACCAGCAACGCGACGATTGCGAGCGTCTCCAGTGCCGGGGTGGTCACCGGTGTGGCGGCAGGGGGCCCGGTGACGATCACCGCGACCAGCGAGGGTCAGAGCGGATCGGCCCAGGTCACGGTCACCCCGCCCCCGGTCGCGACGGTGGCCGTTGCGCCGGGAACCAGCGCCCTCACCATAGGTGCCACGGCCACACTCGTCGCGACGGTACGGGATGCCGCCGGTGCGCCCCTGACGGGTCGCACGGTCAGCTGGGCCTCGAGCAACGAGGAGGTGGCGACGGTCTCCGAGACGGGCCTCGTCACCGCGGTCGCTATTGGTGGACCAGTGACGATCACGGCGACGAGTGAGGGCGTCAACGGAACCGCGCAAGTGACGGTTGAGCCTGTTGCATCGGCCTCCTGGGCTTCCAGCACCGAGGCACGAATCAGCACGATCGATCCCGTCATCAGCTTCTCGGCGTTCTCGGGTGTGGTGGTGGGGACGGATGGCAGCGCGCTCGCCACCAGCCAGACGCAAGTATTCGAGCGGGCGGCCAACGGAGCCTGGAACACGACCGGCACGACGCTGCCCGGGATCGGCGCCGTGATCAGTGCGCACATCGATCCGGCCGGTCGCGGGTGGGTCAGCGGAACCAATGGGGTACTGTACCGTCGCACGGCACCCGGAGTCTGGGTTCAGGAGGTGACGGGTACCAGCTCTCAGGCCATCTATGCGGTTGCCATTCGCGCGGACGGCAGCGGGGTCGCGGTCGGGAATCCCGGGGGCACGATCCGGATGCGCAGCGCAGCGGGTGTCTGGAGTGCGGCGGCCTCAGGGACCTCCGCCCTGCTGGGGAGCGTTGCAGTCGGAGGCCCAAGCTTTGCGCTTGCTGCAGGTACACCGATAACCAGTACAGCGGGGACCGTGCTTCGCTGGAACGGTACTGCCTGGGCAGCGCTCGCGCTCCCAGTCAGTCCGTTCCGGCCCCGCCACATCGTCCTGGTGAGTGATACCGAGGCCTACATCACGGGCGTCTCCGGCGGGGCGGTTGGTACGGACAACAGGGTCGTGATTCTCCGCTGGAACGGTACGGCGCTTACGGTTCTGCACCAGGGTCCGGTCACCCCCTGGATCAACATCGCAAGTGCCACTCGCTGCCCGAATGGCGCCATCTATGTCGCCGAGTCGTTCGGTCGGATCCTCCGCGTCGCTGGGGGAACGGTCGAGGAGTTCGTCGCCCCGCGGGCCCTCTATGCCGACTTTGCCGCGATCCTCTGCGAACCCGACAATCGCCTGGTGGTGGCTGTCGATGCATTCGAGCGCTTGGTGCTTCGGCAGGCCGGGAGCGGGTGGGAGACGCTCCGCTGGCTGCCTGATCTGACGACGGTTGCGCTCGGCGGTGGGGGCAACGAGGTGATGGCGACGAACGGCAGCGTCGCGCGGCGGGCGGGCGGGCAGTGGGTCCGCAACGGCCGGCCGCGGACCAGCATCCCGACCCAGGGCGTGGCATCGAAACTCTGGGCTTCTGGCACCAGCGCCGTGATCGGTGGCGAACCTGCCGGTCACTTCACAGGCACGGAATGGGTCTGGGGGCCGGACGTGCCAGCCCGAGGGGCGCAGGCCATTTGGGGCGCCTCGCCGACGCAAGTCTTTGCTGTGGGGCAGGCCGGTGTGATCGACGTGTTCAATGGCGCAGCATGGAGTACGACGCCGATTCCGGCCGGTGGCCCGTCCGCGCTGACGCGACTCCGCGGCGCAGGAGGCTTTGCCCTCGGCCATGGTGGTGCTGCGCCGTCCGGAGTCCAATGGAACGGAACCTCTTGGAGCGTCTTTGCCGCAACGCCCCCCGGCGGTTGGGGTGAGATCGAGGTCTTTTCGTCTACTGACGTGATCAACGTCAACGCGTCAGGTATCGCCGCGTGGAACGGCGCCAGCTGGACCTTGCGACCCAATTCTGCCGTCACCGGGACCATTCGTGCTGTCGTGGCCCGATCGGCGAACGACGTTTACGTGTTTCGGGACGCCGATATTCTCCACTACAACGGCGCCACGCTTGCTACGGTGGGAACGGTGAACGGAACTGTGCGCGCGGCAGCGCGTCATGGCAACGAGGTGATCGCCGTAGGCGATGGCGGCTTGGTCCTGCGGGCGACGCTGCCGTGACGGCCTGCGCGGTCGCCATGCGAGGCGCGCCGACCGCCCTCCCATGAGTCATGGCGAAGTTCGATCTCAGCGACAGCGGGTAGACTTATGATACCGCCTGCCGATCCGGGTTCGCGCTGTCGCTCGCAATCCGGCCGTCCACGAAGTGCACCACGCGGTCGCACCGCGCCGCGAGCCGTTCGTCGTGTGAGACGATGATGAACGTTGTGTGGTACCGCTCATTGAAGCTGCGCATCAGCTGAAAGACCTTCTCACCCGACTCGCTGTCCAGGTTGCCCGTCGGTTCATCGGCCAGGACCAGCGGCGGGCGCAGCATCAGCGCGCGCGCAATCGCCACGCGCTGCTGTTGCCCGCCGGACAGGTCGCTCGACAGGTAGTTCGCGCGATCCGACAACCCCACCTCATCGAGTAGTTCCGCCGCGCGGGCGGTCATCTCGTCGTTTCGCCTGCCGCGCAGCGCGAGCATCGGCAGCAGCACGTTCTCCAACGCAGTGAACGCCGTCAGCAGGTGATGGAACTGGAAGACGAACCCGATTCCTTCACCGCGGAGCCGAGTCGTCCCGGCCTCATCCAGCGTGCCCGTGTCCACCCCTCGGTACCAGAGGCGTCCAGAGGTGGGGGTGTCGAGGAGACCGATCAGGTTGAGCAAGGTGGACTTGCCCGATCCGGACGGGCCGGTGAAGGCAACGAACTCGCCAGCGTCGATTGCGAGGTCGATGCCGCGCAGCGCGTGCGTCACCACGCGCCCGCCATATGCCTTCGTGACGCCCTGGAGCCTGAGCAGCGGTTCAGCCTCTCCGTCAGGTGTCATCTCAGCCGGACCGGATGGCATCGGCAGGATTCATCCGCGCGGCGCGCCGTGCGGGAAGCAGCGCGGAGACCGTACCGACCACGATCGCGATCGTGGCAGATCGGAGGTAGAGTGCAGCGTCGAGGTCCACCGGGAAGGTCGGGCTTCCGTCGGGGTTGGTCGATGTCGACGCGAAAAAAGTGCCGAGGCCCACGCCGATGCCGATGCCGATAGTCGACCCGATGGCGCCGAGGATGGCGCCCTGCGCGAGGAAGATGCGGAGGACCTGCCGGGTCGACGTGCCCGTGGCTCGGAGGATGCCGATTTCCCGCGACTTCTGAACCACCGACACCGCAAGCACACTGGCAATGCCCAGGGCGACAGCGAGAACGACGAAGGTTTGGATCATGATGCTCGAGGCGCTTTGCGAGCGCAGCCCGCGCAGCAGCTGGGCGTTGGTCGTCATCCAGCTGTCGGCGACGAGCCCGGTGCGGCCCACGATCTCCTCGGCTATGCCGTCCGCAGCATAGATGTCGGCCACGCGGGCTTCGATGCCGGAGGCCCCGCCCTCGATGCGGAACAGGCTCTGGGCCGTGCGCAGCGATGCGAAGACCCACCGCTCATTGAGGTCCCGGTTGCCGATGTCGAAGATCCCGGCCACGGTATAGGCGGCAAGCATGGAGGCGGTGTCGGCTCCGACCTGCAGCCGCACCCGCCCACCCACGCCCACGCCCAGATCGCGGGCGAGCTCCACTCCGATCACTACTTTGAGTCCGTCGAGGTCGAGCCGGCCCGAGACGAGCAGGCTGTCGAGGGGAACGATCTGCCGGTACGTCTCGGGCTCGATGCCGCGCAGCGCGACGGCATTGGCGCCGCTGCCGCGCATGGCAATCGCGGCGCCGCTGATCGTAGGCGTGGTTGCCAGCACGCCCGGTACGTTCTCCATGGCTCGCCGGGCCTGCTGCCACTGCACGATGCTCTGCACCCGCTGGGCCGGCCGCTCGATCCGCACCTCGCGCACGCCGGCGTCATCCGCGCTGAGCAGGCGCGGCACCTCTTCGCGCGGGCGCACCACGATGTGCGGCTGCGAGCCAAGCGTGGTTGCAATGAGCCGGCGCTGCAGCCCGCCGATCAGCGCCGACAGGAAGACGATGACCCCGACGCCGACCGCGATGCCGGAAAGTATCAGCGCCGTTTGGGTCCGCCCCTCGCGCAGGTAGCGAAGTGCGACGATCAGCTCGAACGGCATGCTAGTTCCTGACGCGAACCCGCGCCCCCGGTTGCACCGACGCGGGCAGTACGAACTCTCCCTCGACCAGACCGCCCACGACTTCGATATGGGCCTCACCGATGATGCCCACCTCGATCCGGCGTCGCTCGGCCTGACCGCCGTTGTCGACCAGCACCCAGGGCTCCGGCGTGCCCAGACCCCGCACCGCTGCCCTCGGCACGACCAGCACGTCGGGGCGACTCGCGACCTCGATGTTCACCGACACCGTCATGTCCGGTATGAGGTGCGCGGGCGGCTCGCTCACGCTGAACCGGACCTCAACAGTGCCCTGTGCGGGGTCGATCGCGGGTGCGATCCAGGTGATCCGGGCCCCGAAGCGCTCGGCAGGATAGGCATCGGCGGAGATGAGGGCGCTGGCACCGAGGCGGAGATCCGCGAGGTTGTCCTCGCTCGCGTAGGCAACGATCTCGGGGCTCGCCGCCGCCGCCAGCTGAAGGAGAGGCTGCCCTGGCGTCGCAACGACGCCAGGGTCCACCAGGCGCGCGATCACCGTCCCGGCCTCAGGCGCCGTGATGCGCGTGTTTGCGAGCCGAGCCTCAGCTGCCGCAAGGGCTGCCTGCGCTCGTTCCTCCTCGGCGAAGTTTCCGGCGGCCGCCCGGGCCTGGGCGGCGGTGGCAATCGCACGGGCGTCCTCGGCCGCCTTCACCGCCGCTTCCACCTCGCGCGTGCTGACTGCGCCTGCCTCGTATAGACGGCGCGTCCGTTCCAAGTCACGCTCGGCTTGCGCGAGCGCAGTGGCTGCCTGGGTGCGCACCGCCTGCGCCTGTCCGCTTGCGCTCACCAGCGCGGCGCGAGCCTCGGCGACCGCTGCCCGGGCCTGCGCGTCGTCGAGTTGCACGAGCAGTTGTCCGGCCCGGACTTGCTCGCCCTCGCGAACGAGGACCCGTTGGACGATGCCCGTCGTCGTCGCCCCGACGCTGGGGCGCGTCGGGGGCCGCACCCGCCCGGTCAGCACCATGACGCGTGTGACGTCACGTCGCTCGACGCGCGTGGCTTCCACGGCATCGGAGCACCCGAGCACGAGAGCGAGCGGCGCGGGGGCGAGCGCCAGCAGCGCGAGGAGCCACCATCGACGGCGTCGAGGCCTGATGTCATTGGATACCGCCGCGCGCGGTTGGCGCGTGGATCTGGGGGTCATGACACGAATCTAGCCGCGCTGCCTGCT
Encoded proteins:
- a CDS encoding Ig domain-containing protein gives rise to the protein MRRLLVAFGLLAACSSSPTTPAPAPPPPPPPPPPPAAVASVAVEPGTASVVPGGTVTLTATPRDAGGAALQGRTVTWATSNATIASVSSAGVVTGVAAGGPVTITATSEGQSGSAQVTVTPPPVATVAVAPGTSALTIGATATLVATVRDAAGAPLTGRTVSWASSNEEVATVSETGLVTAVAIGGPVTITATSEGVNGTAQVTVEPVASASWASSTEARISTIDPVISFSAFSGVVVGTDGSALATSQTQVFERAANGAWNTTGTTLPGIGAVISAHIDPAGRGWVSGTNGVLYRRTAPGVWVQEVTGTSSQAIYAVAIRADGSGVAVGNPGGTIRMRSAAGVWSAAASGTSALLGSVAVGGPSFALAAGTPITSTAGTVLRWNGTAWAALALPVSPFRPRHIVLVSDTEAYITGVSGGAVGTDNRVVILRWNGTALTVLHQGPVTPWINIASATRCPNGAIYVAESFGRILRVAGGTVEEFVAPRALYADFAAILCEPDNRLVVAVDAFERLVLRQAGSGWETLRWLPDLTTVALGGGGNEVMATNGSVARRAGGQWVRNGRPRTSIPTQGVASKLWASGTSAVIGGEPAGHFTGTEWVWGPDVPARGAQAIWGASPTQVFAVGQAGVIDVFNGAAWSTTPIPAGGPSALTRLRGAGGFALGHGGAAPSGVQWNGTSWSVFAATPPGGWGEIEVFSSTDVINVNASGIAAWNGASWTLRPNSAVTGTIRAVVARSANDVYVFRDADILHYNGATLATVGTVNGTVRAAARHGNEVIAVGDGGLVLRATLP
- a CDS encoding ABC transporter ATP-binding protein, producing the protein MTPDGEAEPLLRLQGVTKAYGGRVVTHALRGIDLAIDAGEFVAFTGPSGSGKSTLLNLIGLLDTPTSGRLWYRGVDTGTLDEAGTTRLRGEGIGFVFQFHHLLTAFTALENVLLPMLALRGRRNDEMTARAAELLDEVGLSDRANYLSSDLSGGQQQRVAIARALMLRPPLVLADEPTGNLDSESGEKVFQLMRSFNERYHTTFIIVSHDERLAARCDRVVHFVDGRIASDSANPDRQAVS
- a CDS encoding ABC transporter permease, with amino-acid sequence MPFELIVALRYLREGRTQTALILSGIAVGVGVIVFLSALIGGLQRRLIATTLGSQPHIVVRPREEVPRLLSADDAGVREVRIERPAQRVQSIVQWQQARRAMENVPGVLATTPTISGAAIAMRGSGANAVALRGIEPETYRQIVPLDSLLVSGRLDLDGLKVVIGVELARDLGVGVGGRVRLQVGADTASMLAAYTVAGIFDIGNRDLNERWVFASLRTAQSLFRIEGGASGIEARVADIYAADGIAEEIVGRTGLVADSWMTTNAQLLRGLRSQSASSIMIQTFVVLAVALGIASVLAVSVVQKSREIGILRATGTSTRQVLRIFLAQGAILGAIGSTIGIGIGVGLGTFFASTSTNPDGSPTFPVDLDAALYLRSATIAIVVGTVSALLPARRAARMNPADAIRSG
- a CDS encoding efflux RND transporter periplasmic adaptor subunit, with protein sequence MTPRSTRQPRAAVSNDIRPRRRRWWLLALLALAPAPLALVLGCSDAVEATRVERRDVTRVMVLTGRVRPPTRPSVGATTTGIVQRVLVREGEQVRAGQLLVQLDDAQARAAVAEARAALVSASGQAQAVRTQAATALAQAERDLERTRRLYEAGAVSTREVEAAVKAAEDARAIATAAQARAAAGNFAEEERAQAALAAAEARLANTRITAPEAGTVIARLVDPGVVATPGQPLLQLAAAASPEIVAYASEDNLADLRLGASALISADAYPAERFGARITWIAPAIDPAQGTVEVRFSVSEPPAHLIPDMTVSVNIEVASRPDVLVVPRAAVRGLGTPEPWVLVDNGGQAERRRIEVGIIGEAHIEVVGGLVEGEFVLPASVQPGARVRVRN